One Carassius auratus strain Wakin chromosome 3, ASM336829v1, whole genome shotgun sequence genomic region harbors:
- the LOC113046960 gene encoding protein Wnt-9b-like has protein sequence MCTGLPRTACPLRLFALCILLSHAAAYFGLTGREPMVFLASPFANEPPNSKAHLKQCEQMTLTRRQKRLCRREPGLAETLRESVRLSLLECRYQFRNERWNCSMDGRGSLLKRGFKETAFLHAVSSAALSHALAKACSSGRMERCTCDDSPGLQQREAWQWGVCGDNLKYSTKFLKKFLGQKRVSKDLRAQIDAHNINVGIRAVKSGLKTTCKCHGVSGSCAVRTCWKQLSLFQDTGHLLKFRYDTAVRVHSVTNSATGESELASPRHHSNTGPRPRPTELVFLEESPSFCRPSRYSPGTAGRPCSKDTSCSSLCCGWGYNTALHLTTLSCHCQVRWCCHVECQTCLREEEVYTCKKH, from the exons ATGTGCACCGGGCTTCCGAGGACTGCCTGTCCCCTGCGACTTTTTGCCCTCTGCATCCTTCTCTCCCACGCAGCAGCCTATTTCGG CCTTACAGGTCGCGAGCCCATGGTTTTTCTGGCCAGTCCATTTGCCAACGAGCCTCCGAACAGTAAAGCGCACCTGAAGCAATGCGAGCAGATGACTTTGACGCGCCGGCAAAAACGCTTGTGCCGGCGAGAACCGGGGCTGGCGGAGACTTTGAGGGAATCTGTCCGTCTCAGCCTCCTGGAGTGCCGCTATCAGTTCCGCAACGAGCGCTGGAACTGTAGTATGGACGGCCGTGGAAGCCTTTTAAAACGAG GCTTTAAGGAGACGGCTTTTCTGCACGCGGTGTCGTCAGCAGCGTTGTCTCACGCGCTGGCCAAAGCGTGCAGCTCAGGGCGCATGGAGCGCTGCACCTGCGACGATTCTCCTGGTCTACAGCAGCGCGAGGCCTGGCAGTGGGGTGTATGCGGGGACAACCTCAAATACAGCACTAAGTTTCTCAAGAAATTCTTGGGGCAAAAACGGGTCAGCAAGGATCTGCGTGCCCAAATCGATGCTCACAACATTAACGTCGGGATCCGG GCGGTGAAGAGTGGTCTTAAGACTACTTGTAAATGTCACGGTGTCTCCGGTTCATGTGCTGTGAGAACATGCTGGAAGCAGCTCTCCCTGTTTCAAGACACAGGCCACCTGCTGAAGTTCCGCTATGACACAGCCGTTCGAGTGCACAGTGTTACCAACTCCGCCACTGGGGAGAGCGAGCTGGCAAGCCCACGGCATCATAGCAACACGGGTCCCCGCCCACGACCCACCGAGCTGGTATTTCTTGAGGAGTCGCCCAGCTTTTGCAGGCCGTCGCGTTACTCGCCCGGGACGGCCGGCAGACCATGTTCAAAGGACACCAGCTGCAGCAGCCTGTGCTGTGGATGGGGCTACAACACGGCCCTCCACCTCACCACCCTCTCCTGCCACTGCCAGGTCCGCTGGTGCTGTCACGTCGAGTGTCAAACCTGCCTCCGTGAGGAAGAGGTCTACACCTGCAAGAAACATTGA
- the LOC113046968 gene encoding Golgi SNAP receptor complex member 2-like, with protein sequence MDTLYHQTNKQIQDVQSQMGRLETTDRQSVHLLENELQARIDQIFNQLERLEILASKEPPNRRQNAKLRVDQLKYDVQHLQTALRNFQHRRYAREAQEREREELLSRSFTTNDADTSIPIDETLQFNSSLQNAHRGMDDLLGSGSSILNGLRDQRSTLKGTHKKMLDVANMLGLSNTVMRFIEKRATQDKFIMMAGMLATCFVMFLVVKYLS encoded by the exons ATGGATACGCTTTACCATCAGACCAATAA ACAAATTCAGGATGTTCAGTCACAGATGGGGCGACTGGAGACAACAGATCGACAATCAGTccact TACTTGAGAATGAACTTCAAGCAAGAATTGACCAGATCTTTAATCAGCTGGAGCGTCTCGAGATACTAGCCAGTAAAGAGCCGCCAAACCGCCGGCAAAATGCAAAACT GCGTGTTGATCAGTTGAAGTATGATGTGCAGCATCTTCAGACAGCCCTGAGGAACTTCCAGCACAGACGCTACGCTCGCGAGGctcaggagagagaaagagaggagctCTTGAGCCGGAGCTTCACAACAAAC GATGCAGACACCTCCATCCCTATTGATGAAACCCTGCAGTTTAATAGCAGTCTACAGAACGCTCACAGAGGAATGGACGACCTGCTGGGCTCCGGCTCCAGCATCCTTAACGGCCTGAGAGACCAGAGGAGCACGCTTAAG GGTACCCATAAGAAGATGTTGGATGTGGCGAACATGTTGGGTTTGTCGAACACGGTCATGCGGTTCATTGAGAAGCGAGCGACACAGGACAAGTTCATCATGATGGCTGGAATGCTGGCTACTTGCTTTGTCATGTTCCTGGTGGTGAAATACCTGAGCTGA